The following coding sequences are from one Salvia miltiorrhiza cultivar Shanhuang (shh) unplaced genomic scaffold, IMPLAD_Smil_shh original_scaffold_419_1, whole genome shotgun sequence window:
- the LOC131004522 gene encoding leucine-rich repeat extensin-like protein 3 codes for MCYVGKATKIFVFIVAILVITGLVLGFTLLRHHGIRKKSHDCYSDSCAETAPIVFPAPDSNPSSATPNPSGNSNPPPPPQSESSGSTVPDSPPPPSDNSSPSVPDLSPPPPALTSPPPPMPTVYPPPPAVVSAAPPPAFSPPNPVPAAPGPVNNS; via the coding sequence ATGTGTTACGTCGGCAAAGCGACGAAGATCTTCGTCTTCATCGTCGCGATTCTCGTCATCACCGGGCTCGTCCTGGGGTTCACGCTGCTCAGGCATCACGGAATTCGCAAAAAATCGCACGATTGCTACTCCGATTCGTGCGCGGAGACAGCTCCAATCGTTTTCCCCGCTCCGGATTCCAATCCGAGCTCGGCCACTCCTAATCCTTCCGGCAACTCGAATCCGCCGCCCCCGCCGCAGAGTGAGAGTTCAGGCTCCACTGTTCCGGATTCGCCACCGCCGCCGAGTGATAATTCGAGTCCTAGTGTTCCGGATTTGTCTCCGCCTCCTCCGGCATTGacttctccgccgccgccgatgCCCACGGTCTACCCGCCGCCTCCTGCAGTGGTCTCGGCGGCTCCGCCGCCGGCGTTTAGTCCGCCTAATCCAGTGCCGGCGGCGCCAGGTCCAGTGAATAATTCATAA
- the LOC131004521 gene encoding uncharacterized protein LOC131004521 → MSNLKYQVDCTNEKSYRGILDRQKQQKKKKKQVVTSSSHEVETVSDDVLPLDQVVQRRGKRTAESNEPTWTDGSVNFSIPANASVHTGYDALSGQLGQLLLDEDKARLAKFSMPSRMARMACGHSMAAYQHSLFMMNALEEGERRVAELERERSSFALEKEKARKEWSFLEHFLRDQLAAKEQELEAARASVAEVKAAMVAREALFKEEM, encoded by the exons ATGTCGAATCTCAAATATCAAGTTGATTGCACTAATGAAAAATCGTACAGGGGCATTCTGGATAGGCAGAagcagcagaagaagaagaagaagcaggtTGTGACTTCCAGTTCTCACGAGGTTGAGACTGTAAGTGATGATGTGCTGCCGCTTGATCAGGTTGTCCAGAGGCGTGGGAAGCGGACTGCTGAGTCGAACGAGCCCACTTGGACGGATGGATCCGTCAACTTTAGTATTCCTGCCAATGCGTCTGTTCACACCGGGTATGACGCTTTGTCTGGGCAGCTCGGGCAGCTCTTGTTGGATGAAGATAAGGCTCGGTTGGCCAAATTTTCTATGCCGTCCAGGATGGCACGCATGGCCTGTGGTCACTCTATGGCG GCCTATCAGCACTCTCTGTTCATGATGAACGCCTTGGAGGAGGGCGAGAGGAGGGTTGCCGAGCTGGAGAGGGAGAGGTCCTCTTTTGCCTTGGAGAAAGAGAAGGCCCGGAAGGAGTGGTCCTTCTTGGAGCATTTTCTCCGTGACCAGCTAGCTGCCAAGGAACAGGAGCTTGAAGCTGCGAGGGCCTCAGTGGCGGAGGTGAAGGCTGCTATGGTTGCGAGGGAGGCCTTATTTAAGGAGGAAATGTAG
- the LOC131004552 gene encoding uncharacterized mitochondrial protein AtMg00300-like encodes MGNKVVMMAKRRHSLYYLDAQILIGHSDASQVDETMKWHSRLGHIDERALNELKRQKILSNPTSFKINHYEICLLGKSTKLPFPKGKHVSNMPLDYAHADLWGPSNTPIMGGARYFLSIIDDCSRLVWIYLLKQKSDAFKYFQRWCA; translated from the coding sequence ATGGGAAATAAGGTTGTTATGATGGCTAAAAGAAGGCATAGCCTCTACTACTTAGATGCTCAGATTTTGATTGGTCATAGTGATGCTAGTCAAGTTGATGAAACTATGAAGTGGCATTCTAGACTAGGACATATTGATGAGAGAGCTTTAAATGAGCTCAAAAGACAGAAAATCCTAAGCAATCCCACTAGTTTCAAGATAAATCACTATGAGATTTGTTTGTTGGGTAAAAGCACTAAGTTACCTTTCCCAAAAGGCAAACATGTATCAAATATGCCCCTTGATTATGCTCATGCAGATTTGTGGGGACCCTCCAACACACCCATAATGGGAGGGGCAAGGTATTTTCTTAGTATAATTGATGATTGCAGCAGATTGGTGTGGATATATTTGCTAAAGCAGAAATCAGATGCCTTCAAGTATTTTCAACGTTGGTGTGCATAA